CTTACAGCAAGAGCACGAGCATTAAGCTGAGCATTAGAATCCCCTGCGACAATATTGACGCCGATAATTCCGCGACTACTTTCCAAAGCAAAATCACTAATCACTGCCTGGTTACTGTATTCAAATTGTTCAACCGCAAGTGGCGTTTCGGCAGCAGCACTAGCGGCCATCAGCAGCATCAATAAACAATTAACAGATTGAGTAGAGAGAGAGCCTTTCATAATCAGCGCCCCTCCAAATAGACTTCGACAGTTACAACTGAATTGCTGTAACCCTGAGCACTTTGAGCTCCTTTCTTAACACCCCCCTCATCCCAGAGAATAATGCCCAATTCCATCTGGGCCGACGGAATCGCATGATCAATTCCTTGTCCGCGAACAGCTCCGAGCTGATCCTCGTCCAGCACTGCTACTGCAATGCCTGAATCAGATGCGAATAACTGATCCCCCACCCCTTGATCAGCCATCAGCACAGGCGCCCACCACAATCCAGCAAGTGATAGCAAACTAACCGCTAAAACTTTTTTAATACTGGTTGGGGTTAACCAATTGATCATTCTGATCACCTGATAAGTGGACTAAGTTCACTTACAACACAGCAAGAACAGAACCAAAAAAACTATCTGTCTGATTTACATAGGATTAATCATCTTCGGCACGATACTCTACTAGCGAGAGAGGCTGTAACTGTTTCAGGAAGTTAACACCAACTTGACAACAGCAATAAAAAAGACTTATGTATCAGTTAGTTATATAGCTACACATAAGTGTAAAGGCAGTATTACAATCTTAACGCAAGCACACTTTTCGGTACCGGTCAGACATAAAAAAACCGCCAATAGCGGTTTTTTTATACTTAAAAGACAAGACATTAGCAGAGATTCATTACGATAAAGATAAGTGATACTTTTCGATGATTCGATACAATGTCACTCTGGATACACCCAACACCTTGGCTGTCTGTGTCATATTATTATGGCAGTATCTTATGGCACTGATAACCGCCTCTTTCTCCGCCTTTTCTCGTGCCTCTTCCAATGAGATAACTGGCCGATCATCATCTGTACTGTAGCTCTGCAGGTCCAGGTCATCCGGCTTAATCAGCCGCCCATCGCACATAACAATTGCCCGGCGTATCCGATTAATAAGCTCCCTGACATTACCTGGCCAGCTGTATCGTTCCATCACCTGTAGAGATGTCTGAGAGAAACCTTTAAGTTTTGCCTGCCCATCTGAAACAAAGCGGTCAAAGAAGAACTGGGCCATCAACTGAGTATCACCTTCTCTTTCTCGCAACGGTGGTGGCTGCAACTGAAGAACATTCAATCGATACAAGAGATCCTCACGAAATCGACCACTTTTAACGGCTGCATCAAGATCAACATTCGTTGCTGCAACCACTCTGACATCCACAGGAATTTCTGTATTGCCACCCAACCGTTGAATTACATTTTCCTGCAAGAATCGCAGCAGATTAACCTGCATATCAAAAGGCAAGTCTCCTATTTCATCAAGAAAAAGAGTGCCTCCGGCTGCCGCCTCGATCTGGCCACATTTCTGCGAATTAGCGCCCGTAAATGCACCTTTTTCATAGCCAAATAATTCAGACTGTATGAGATTTTCAGGGATAGCACCGCAATTAACAGCAATGAATGGCTTGTCTGCACGGCCGGAGCGCTCATGGACAGCCCTCGCGATCAGCTCTTTTCCGGTTCCGCTTTCTCCATATATCAAAACAGGCGCATCGACACTGGCAACCTTACGAATCGAGCCAAACAATTTAATCATCGATGGACTACTCCCCACCATCTCATACTCATCGTAGCCTTGTTCCAAGTCATCTAAGCATAGGCTTGCCATTCCATGAGCATGGCCTAGTGTCGACAGCAGACGCATATAGTCTACCTCTGAGAGAGGCAGCGTATAATAATCATGACAAGTTTCACGAATCAATTTACAAAAAGCTCGCTCATGTAAACACTCAGTACTAGTGATAATCACCCATTCGATGGTGCGATAATCAGTCAAAAGAGCCTCTACTTCGCGAAGCTGACCGGGTTCAACACTGACAAGCTGAATTAAACCAACACTATACTTTTGATTATCAATAATGCTTCTAGCTTCCTGCAGGCACTCTACTTCTTCAATATCCCAGCCCTGCAGAGAGATAGTGGCTTTGCTAATAGAGTCAATCTTATTATTTGTCCGTACATATAAAACTGGACGACGTAATTCCACCATTGGAATATTCACACACACCCCCTACTCCCTCATCCTGCATCACTAACCCATGTGATGCCGCACCTAAGGGCCCGTTCTCCAATAAGCGACAAGCCTATGTCGCAAATAAGAGGATAGTTTATAAAAACAGCAGGGGTTACTAAATCATCCCGGAATGGGGACATTTAACTTGACAATATTTCATTAAGAAAATATGAGAAGCGAGTAGCTTTTGACGCGTTTTCCCTAATTACCTATAGGGCAAATGTCCTAAAGCATCAGTTTTTCAACATCCAATTAACTCATCTTTATAAACATAATAGAATCAGCAGAATATATAATTCACGCAGACAATAGCATCAAGAACTATCAATATAAACAAGAGGTTATTGCCTTAATAGCAACCTGATCAGCTACCCCCTCGCTACAAGTATATTTAACTAACTGGAGGTATCATCATGTCTAGATCCAAGCTCGCTGCCAAAATGACACACAAGCAAGCCGGACAACTCCCAGCTGAGAAGTAATAGAGAGAGGCATCGATACCATTATGAGCAAAGTTACTGATAGCGCCGTAAAACCAGCATTATCAACTGCCAAATGCCGGCACCATTAATTTTTTGTATTCCGACTCAGTAAGAACTCACGCTATGTACTGAGGATTCCTCTTTGAGGTGGGTTTGAGGCAAGCAATATCACGATAGCAACAATGGAGACCTGCATAAGAAAGACCTTGAAGCACTTCGTATAATCTCACGAACCTTAAGCGTCGGGACAAGCATGGGAAAGACCACTGCATCGATAAAAGCCTTCTGGACATATTTTCTGTGCATTCGTCATCATAAGCGGTAGATGCACCTGATTTTTGACAAAAAAAAGGGCCGCAGATTCATTAAGAAAATGCGGCCCTAAACAGTTACTCATCCGGATTGGGTGGATGAACGGCTGATTACAAACTAATAACCATTCAAGTGATCGATATATTCCGGCAAGAACAGCGAGATCTGCGGTATATAAGTGATCAATATCAGGAAGAACAACAGCAAACATAACCAAGGCAAGCAGGCTTTTATTACCCAGATCATATTCTTACCGGTGATACCTGCGGTCACAAAGAGGTTCAAGCCTACCGGAGGTGTCAGCATGCCAATTTCCATATTCACCACCATGATAATACCCAGATGAATCGGATCGATACCCAGCTGAGTCGCTATTGGGAACAGAATAGGAGCCATGATCAGAATGATCGCAGAAGGCTCCATAAAGTTACCCGCTATCAACAGCAGAATATTCACTACAATCAGAAAGCCCCAGGCTGGCAGCCCCCAGTTAACGATCACTTCAGCAATCTGATGAGGGATACGCTCAGTCGTCAATACATGTGCAAACAGCATCGCATTAGCAATAATAAACAGCAGCATCAGAGACACTTTCGTGGCATCCAGAATAACCTTACGTACTTCAGGATGACGAACTGACTTAGGAATAGCCCATAGCATCTGCAATATATTACGGATAGTTGCTGAGCCTGCGGACTCGCCCTCATTCTGCCATGCGATCCCCTTCATTGGACCAATATCACGATAGCCAAGCACTGAGACCATGTACGCATATACTGCAGCAACTGCTGCGGCTTCAGTCGGACTGGCAATACCGCCATAAATGGAGCCCAATACGATGATAATCAACATCAGGCCGCCCAGGGCGATAATGAAAGACTTACCTAAATGCCGGAATCCCGGAAAGGGCTCAGCAGGCAGCTTCATTATCCGCGCGGCGATATAGATGGCAATCATCAGAATACCGCCCATCATCAAACCCGGAATAAAGCCCGCCATAAACATACGCGATGCTGATACTTCAGTCGCAGCAGCATACACCAGCATAACAATCGAAGGCGGAATCAAAATACCGAGAGTACCGGCATTAGCAATTACGCCAGCGGCAAATGACTCTGGGTATCCAGAACGTACCATACCCGCGATAACAATAGTTCCGATCGCCGCCACAGTCGCAGGCGAAGAGCCCGATACGGCAGCAAACAGCATACACGCCATAACCGATGCCATCGCCAGTCCACCACGCACATGGCCGACACTATCAACGGCAAAATTAATCAGCCGCTTAGCCACACCGCCGGTCGATAAGAAGGCCGATGACAGGATAAAGAAAGGGATCGCCAGCAGCGTATAGTGCTCAGACGTTGCCTCAAAAAATTTCAATGACACTGAAGCCAGTGAGTCGTTTGAGAACAGAAGAATTGTCGTCACGCTGGACAAACCCAGAGCGATCGCAATCGGCATGCCCATAAACATACAGGCAAACAGAATAATAAATAGCGCAGCAGTAGTCATGAGCGATCCCCTCTGTCTGAATCCTTACGTTCTTTCTCGAGTCTTTCCTGCTCTTCCATCGCTTTCAGTTCTTTCGCTATCTCCATGCTTTCTTCGGCTTCATCATGCATACCAAAGCCCTCAGTCTGATGCTTAAGTACTTTCCAGCCCAGCTCTAAGAAGCGAATGATTAGCATTGCAAAACCGATCACCAGAATACTCATCGCCATCCATTTCTGAATTGGCATATCTTCCAGCTCGATGCCGATCATTTTCATCTTGCTCAGATAGATCCACGAGCCATAAAGTAACAACCCGCTGTAGACCAGGCACAGGCCAATCGCGACCAGCGTAAAGAAGCGGTGTGCATTTTTCGGCAGCAACTTAACAAACACATCAACACCGATATGCGCACCGACTTTAATGCCGTACGAAGCACCATAAAGCACAAACCAGGCAGCCAACAGAAGAGTCATCTCCTGCGCCCAGTGAATACCCGAATTAAAGCCAAAGCGCATTACCACCTCAGCAAATACCAGTAGCGTCATCGCCACCAGCAGCAGGGAGAGAAACGTCTCTTCCAGCTTTGTGATTAGATTACGAACCATAACGGCCCCCTTAATAACAACGGTGAACTTCCTACCTTGTCATTGTGATAACAGGTGCTTCACAGGACAGCCTTACAAGCCCATACAGAGCCAGAATGGCTCTCCTGTGAAACCAAAGAGTTAAATATCTATAGAGAGGGTGCTGCGACAGGGCCTATACTCCCGTCGCAGCTATCGTGCTTAGTCACCCTAAAGATCTCGCAGAGATCTTCGGAAAACCTGCTTTACTGGTTAGACGCTTCAGCGGCTTTTATCAGATCAGCACCGATTTCATCCGCAAACTGAGCCCAAACTGGCTTCATAGCTGTCACCCATAGGGCACGCTCTTCAGCTGAGATCTCGATAACTTCAGAACGCTTAGAGTCGATAATCGCCTGCTTATCACTGTTCGCTTTATCTGCAGCGATACCGTTACCAAACGCGATCGCTTCATCCAAAGCCGCTTTTATTTCAGAACGCAGATCAGCATCCAGACCACCCCAGAATTCAGCAGAAGTCACGACCATGTAATCCAGCACACCGTGATTTGACTCAGTGATGAAGGGCTGTACTTCGAAAAACTTCTTGGAGAAGATGTTAGACCAGGTATTTTCCTGTCCATCAATCGCCTTCGTTTGCAGCAGTGTAAATACTTCAGAGAAAGGCTTCTTCAAAGGAACCGCGTCCACCGCTTCAAACTGTGCCTGCAGCACATCAGAGGTCATGATGCGGAACTTTTTACCACTTGCATCGGCAGGTACTTTCAGCGGATCGCTGGCAGATAGCTGCTTCATACCGTTGTGCAGGTAGCCCAGGCCGACCAAACCTTTAGACTCAAGAGAGGTCAGCATTTTCTGGCCATCAGCACTGCTTTGAAAACGCTCAACGGCATCGATATCCTTAAACAGGAACGGCAGATCAAACAACTGTAGAGACTTAGTATATTTCTGGAACTTAGACAGGGATGGCGCCGCCATCTGCACATCACCCAGCAACATCGCCTCCAGCACCTTATTATCGCCAAACAACTGTGAACTAGGGAAAACATTCACTTCCACTTTTCCTGCCAGACGCTCAGCAACCAGTTCAGCAAACTTGTTGGCCATTTGACCTTTAGGCGTATTTTCTGCCACTACGTGAGAAAACTTAATTTCAACCGGTGCAGCTATTGCTGATGTTGCACCAAGAGTCAGAGCCATTGCCGTAACGGCCGCAGTAAGTAAACGCATATGCTTCTCCAATATTGTAATTATTCAGGCGCTTTTGGGTCTAACAGCAGAACCCGCGCTCAATTTCTTTTTTTTTACACATTGGTTAGAGCAAAGTACGCGCCAACTATCGAAAAAAGCCTAGAGAAATATTTTTTACTATGTCAAAACAATAAGTTGGGACAGTACTCTCTGTTGAAGCTCAAATAGATGGCAACTAACTTACGGGCGGAAAACCACCCATTTACGACGAGAACAAAGAGGGGTTTCCACTCAATCGCAAGGGCTGATCCGTGAAATTACCCAAAATGCTGACATAGACAGTCGCACCGTACGCTACAGACAGGTATATTAGTGGCAAACTTAAAAAGCCTGATAATTCATCCGGATATCTAATTATGGCGATTCAAACCAAAGTAAATTTAAGCCTCGCTTTTGTCTTTCTTATTGTACTGATCACCTCTATCACTGCGATCTATAGAAGCGAAACCGGCCTGTCATCCGAAATTGCGCTGCAAAATACGCAAAGCACTGCCGATGCTTACTTCGACAGTATCAACATCATGATGCTGAGCGGCACGATGAACAACCGGCAAGCACTGCAATCAAAAATCCTTGCGAACCCGGATCTGATCGAAGCACGCATCATACGTGGCGATCCAGTTACAAGCATGTACGGTGAAGGCACATCGGATTCACATATCCAGGATGATCTGGATAGACGAGCAATGACGGGCGAGAACATAGCCGTTGAACTGGATGATGAGAAAGGCCACCGGATGACCATTATCCATCCGATGCGAGCCAGCTCAGATTATAAAGGTACCAACTGTCTGACGTGCCACCCGGTTGAGGAAGGTGCGATTCTGGGTGCTGTTCGCGTGACCTATAGCTTTGAGAAAATTGATAAGCATATCTTCACTAATATCAGAAACATCGCTCTTGTCGAACTGGCTATGTTTATTATCGCGCTGTTTTTAGTCGGCTGGATGATTCACCGAATCGTCATTAAACCGATCAATAAAATGAACGATACCATTCGGGATATTGAGCAGAATGCAGATCTGACTCAGCAGCTGGACATACAATCTAATGATGAAATTGGCCAGATGTCCGTTTCATTCAACAGCATGCTCCGGACCTTTCACGACAGTATTCAGCACGTCGTCCAGTCAATTGAGATGCTGGGCCAGTGTAGCAGTCATATCAATGATATCTCTGAGATGGCTAACAGCGGCACAGCAAAACAGATAAGCCGGGCTGAAGCGGTCACCAATGCAATGATCGCAATGGATGGCGCTACACAGAACGTTTCCGCCACCGCCGACGTCACCATTAAAGCGTCTGATAAAGCGTTACAGGAAACCCGTAGCGGCGTTGATATCACCTCCGCTACCGTGAAGAAGATTGAATCTCTGCAGCAGCAGATCCAGCACGCAACCGAGGTTATCGTTCAACTCGAACAGCAAAGCTATAACATCGATGCTGTATTAAGCGTGATTCAGGATATCGCCGAGCAAACCAATCTCCTTGCACTTAACGCGGCGATTGAGGCGGCACGTGCAGGTGAGCAGGGCCGAGGTTTCGCCGTCGTCGCAGATGAAGTTCGAACCCTTTCTCAACGGACTCAGAACGCCACGGTTGAGATCAACGGTATTATCGGCTCGCTGCAGCAAAATGCGAAGGGCGCCGCCCAGGTAATGGGGCAGGCAAGCAAAGAAACCGAATCGAATGTTAAAGAAGTTCAAGAAACCTCAGCGGTACTCTTTAATATTCAAAAAGAGATGGAAGCGATTACTGAAACCAACCATAGCATCTCCGAATCCGTGAAGCAGAGCGGTGCAGCTACGCTGGAAATCGAGGGCGCGGTTAATGAAATAAATGAGGGCAGTGAACACGCTAAAGACCGGGTTGTACGTTTATCGTCAATCGCGGTACAGCTGAATAACCTGGCGGATGAACTGGATAAAAGGGCGAAGCAATTTAAGCTCTGATTCCAGTTTCTACTCAGAAAAACGGCGACCCTGGGGTCGCCGTTTTTATATCTGCTACTCAGCCTTTATTTGTAATCTTTCTTATCCAGCTCATACTTTTTCATTTTGTCATAGAGCGTCTTACGGGGAAGCCCCAAAGTTTCCTGCGTAAGCTTCAACGAGCCACTGTTGCGGGACAGCTCCTCTTCCAGGACCAGTTTTTCAAACTGCTCAACCTGCTCTGGCAAGGTCATGCACTTACCTGGCGAAGAACCGTTCTGCTCCCCTACGGAGAAATCATAACTCGGCCCCAGCAACACATAGCGCTCAGCGATATTCCGAAGCTCCCTGACATTACCGGGCCAGTGGTGAGCAACCAGCGCCCGCAACTTTTCGGCGCTCAGCTGTGGCACCTCTTTCTGATACTGGGCCGATGCGATCAATGCAAAATGCTGAAACAGCATCGGAATATCTTCCCGCCGTTCTCTGAGCGGTGGAATCTCAAGACTCACAACGTTAAGACGATAATACAGATCTTCCCGGTATTCGCCCAGCTCACTCAACTCGCGCAGGTTCACTTTAGTTGCAGCCACCACCCGAAGGTCCAGCGCGATTAACTCATTAGAGCCTAATCGCTCTATCGCCCTCTCCTCAAGCACCCGTAACAGTTTAACCTGTAACGACGGAGACATACTCTCGATCTCATCCAGGAACAAAGTGCCGCCATTGGCATGCTCGAACTTACCAATGCGACGACTTTTAGCATCAGTAAAAGCCCCCTTTTCATGGCCAAACAGCTCGCTCTCAATCAGATGCTCTGGCACCGCGCCACAGTTTATCGCCACAAAGTTCTTATCCCGGCGGTTACTGTGCTCATGAATATAGCGAGCTACCAGATCCTTACCCGAGCCGGTTTCAGCCTGAATCAGAATATCCGCAGGCGTGTCAGCAATGTGCTGAATCATCGCCCTAAGCTGTTGAATACGTAAAGAATTACCAATAATCCGGGGGCCTATACCCCCTTGCGCCTCAAGCGCTTTACGCAAGTGTCTGTTTTCAAGGGTCAGACGACGCTTCTCAGCGGCACGACGGACAACGTCATTGAGTAACTCAGAGGAAAAAGGCTTCTCAATAAAGTCGTAAGCACCATCTCGCATAGCCCCCACAGCCATAGAGATATCACCATGCCCGGTTATCAGAATAACGGGCAAATCCGCATCAATATTGACGATCCTTTGCATCAATTCAAGCCCATCAATACCCGGCATATTGATATCACTGACCACAACCCCGGGCCAGTCCCGGTCAAGAAGGCTCAAGGCTTTTTCAGCACTCTCTGCAGCCACAACGTCATAGCCGGCTAGCTCCAGCGTCTGCCCAACGGCAATCCGGATATGTTTCTCATCATCAACTAACAAGATTTGATGCGGCTGCTTCTCTTCCGCTGTTATTTCAGCATTCATCGATCGCTCTTTATTCTTAACCGTTTCAAATTATTCTAACCCGATAGACGATGCCGGCGCATCCGTTGTCGGTAAACTGATCGTGAAAATTGCACCACCCAGCGGATGGTTTGCAACACTCAGCTGGCCATTCATAGACTCAATAATACGATGTGAAATGGACAAACCCAGCCCTAGTCCCTGACCCGCTTTTTTAGTGGTATAAAAGGGTTCAAAAACCTTCCCCAATTCTGACTCGGGGATACCCGGCCCATGGTCACGAAACGAGATCAGCAGTCGTGACGGTTGTCGCTCTAACCCAATCTCTATCCATTTTTCTGACTGCCCCTCCATTGCCTGCAATGCATTACTAATTAAATTAACCACGACCTGTTCGAGTCGCAGCGTATCTCCAAGCACAAAAAACTGATCAAGTTTATTCGGCCATTCAATTTTGGCGTTAGCCTTATCCAGGCGGCCATACATGATCGACATCGCGCCGTCTCGCACTGCTTTCAAACTAACTAATGCTGACTGACCGGTGGTTTTTCGGGAGAACTCTTTTAGCGGCGCGATAATCTTGGCCATCCGCTGAGTCAGACCGCTGATCTCACGCAGATTACTGTTAATAGGGTCCGTTTTCCCCATTTCCAAAAAAGACAGGGCATTATCGGTATAACTCCTAATCGCGGTAAGTGGCTGATTCAATTCATGGTTAATCCCCGCAGACATCTGCCCGATAACAGCCAGTTTAGCGGTTTGAATCAGCTCATTTTGCGTATTCTTATGCTCTTCTACTTCCTGCAGAAGACGGGCATTCGCCCGGGTTAGATCCTGGGTGCGCTCCGACACCCGGTATTCAAGCTGATCCCGGGCTTCTCGCAACTGTTCTTCATTCTCTTTACGTTCGGTAACATCATGGATAGTAACGACAAACCGACTGGCACTACTATCGGACATCCTACCGATGATTAATTCAATCGGAAATGCTGAACCATTAGCCCGTACACCGGACGCCTCGACCATCAGCTCAGCAGGCTGGCTCTCCTCGTTCTGATGGGAAATATGCTGCCAACAAACGGCCCGATCCTCCTGGCCGACCAGCTTGCTGAAATACTCCCCCGAGATAAAGTCAGCATGGTAACCAAACAGCTTTTCAGCGGTCGGATTAAATGACTCAATCAAGCCATGAGCATCCAGAGTAATCAATCCTGCGTGAGTATTATCGATTATCGCCCTTACCCTCGCCTCACTTCGCTCTAGCGATAGAGTCTGCTGACGTTTAAACCGGGCCCGTTCATGGGAAATTCTTCGCCGGGCCATCAAAAACAGAACAAGGAAGACCAGAGCACTGTAAATAAAACCCGCCAGTAAAGCGTTATTAATAACCCGACGCTCTACCGACTTAAGATCCGCCAAAATCGAAACATTGAAACCGGCATCAGGCACCGTCCGTACCTGTTGCAGATATTGCCGGGTTTCGACCCCATCCAGAGCCCGGTTATCAATTCTATCCCCTTCTATCAAGGTGACTACTTCGCTGTTCAGAAGACGCTTTCGCTCCAGAATAGGCAGCGATGTTAGTTGATGATCGCCGTAACGTAAGCTGGAAACAATTCTTTGCAAATCCGGCTGAGGGAGTGGCTCCAGTGTCCGAAACTTCCATTCCGAACGGGTGCTGATAAAGATAACGCCATCCTCATCGGTCACCAGAATATCTGTCTGCGGATCATTCCAGTCGGTCTCAATATCATTGAGATCGATCTTAACCACGATGACGCCAAGAATATTCTCCCGGTATTTCACTGGATATGAGAAAAAGTATCCGCGTTTCTTAGAGGTTGTACCCAGCGCAAAATAACGCCCCTCTCTGCCCTCAAGTGCATCCCTGAAATAGGGCCGGAAGGAAAAGTTACGTCCCACGAACGTACTCTCCTGTGACCAGTTACTGGCCGCCAGGGTATTACCTTCGGTATCCATCAGATAGGTATCTGACGCTCCAATGGTCTGATTCACTTGTTCAAGATACAAATTTGCCCTAAACACCCCGTCGCTTTCAGGCAGCAGCAGGAGGTTCACAAGCTCTGAATGGGACGACAGTAATTTTGGCAGATCTTTATAGCGATCAAGCTCCTGTTGAAGACTCAAAACATAACGGTTCAAGTCTGCAGATGCACTTTGCTGAAGATCTTCAACCGCACGGGAGCGACTCATTGAGACCGTTTGGTAGATGACCAGCGCAAAGAGCCCTAGTAGCAACAATACCAGCAGTGGACGTAAACGTGTTTTTATCAAATAGCAGCCCGTAATACAATTACAAAAAGTTAAGATTGCTTTACTATTTCAGCTCATAAATCATTTAATATTCGGCAAAACACTACATTTCCTGTAATATATTTACATAAATATTGGTTAAGCTTATGAATAGAGTATTAAGAGCTATTAAAATGATTGCTCTACCCGTAAGTTGTAATAGAAACGACCAATAAAGTCTAACAGGTAAAGCTGTTTCACCGCCCATCGGATAAACTTATCATGCAAAAACGCACAAAAATTGTTGCTACTCTTGGCCCATCAACAGATAAACCGGGCGTACTCGATCAGCTGATCCGCTCAGGCGTTAACGTGGTACGACTCAACTTTTCCCATGGCAGCGCCGACGATCACCGCCAACGCGCTGCAGAAGTGCGCAAATTATCTCAACAATTAGCGATACCTGTCGCAATACTCGGTGATCTGCAGGGCCCAAAGATCCGCATCGCTCGCTTCAAAGATGATATCAAAATCAAGCTGGCGGTTGGTGATCACTTTGCACTCGACTCCGCACTGGATACCCATGCAGGAGACCAGACTCAGGTCGGCATCGACTATAAAGCACTTCCAGGGGATAGCCGCCCTGGCGATATACTGCTACTGGATGATGGCCGCGTGCAATTTAAAGTCCTCAATGTTCAGGCTACCCGGATTAACTGCGAAGTCATCATTGGCGGCCCTCTGTCCAACAACAAGGGTATTAATCGTCAAGGAGGCGGACTTTCAGCAGCAGCGCTGACCGATAAAGATAAACAAGACATACTGGTCGCCGCCGATATTGATGCTGATTATATCGCGGTCTCCTTCCCTCGCAGCTCTGTCGATCTGATTGAAGCACGACAACTACTCGATCAAGCAGGCAGTAGCGCTGAGATTATTGCCAAGGTAGAGCGGGCAGAGACCGTCAGCTCTAATGAAGCGCTGGACGATATCATTCTGGCCTGCGATGGCGTTATGGTGGCCCGCGGCGACCTCGGCGTTGAGATCGGCGATGCGGAGCTGATCGGCGTGCAGAAACATATGATCAAAAGAGCACGGGAACTGAATCGCACCATTATTACCGCTACTCAGATGATGGAAACCATGATTCAGAATCCGATGCCAACCCGTGCAGAAGTATTCGATGTTGCTAACGCAATTCTTGATGGTACTGATGCCGTCATGCTGTCCGCAGAGACAGCCGCGGGAGACTACCCTGTTGAAGTTGTTCAGGCGATGACTAAGATCTGCCAGGGCGCAGAAAAACACCAGCTATCACGACCAGCACCCACAGGTATCACTCAGCGTTGTGAACATATTGACGAAACTATCGCCCGCTCAGCCATGTATACCGCGAACCATCTTGTGGGGGTAAAAGCGATTATCTGCCTGACTGAATCCGGCTCAACCCCGCGCTGGATGTCACGTATTCGCTCTGGCCTGCCGATATTTGCGCTCACCAGAAATGAGCGCGCAATGCGGCGTATGGCGCTCTACCGTGGGGTAGAGCCCATGTTGTTTGATGGTACAGGTCTGGACGTTAAATCACTCAATAACCAGGTACTTGAGAGCCTGAAAGCAAAAGAGTTACTTTGCAGTGGTGATCTGGTTCTGCTTACCCGGGGCGCGATAATCGGCAGTGGTAATGGCACCAATTCAATGCAGGTACTGCAAGTACCCTGATCCTTCTCAGAGCCGCAGCCGAATAAGCCTCTTGTCCGGCTGCCTCTCCTTTTCTATCGAAAACCCTGATTCCTCATATCT
The genomic region above belongs to Amphritea japonica ATCC BAA-1530 and contains:
- a CDS encoding TRAP transporter large permease, encoding MTTAALFIILFACMFMGMPIAIALGLSSVTTILLFSNDSLASVSLKFFEATSEHYTLLAIPFFILSSAFLSTGGVAKRLINFAVDSVGHVRGGLAMASVMACMLFAAVSGSSPATVAAIGTIVIAGMVRSGYPESFAAGVIANAGTLGILIPPSIVMLVYAAATEVSASRMFMAGFIPGLMMGGILMIAIYIAARIMKLPAEPFPGFRHLGKSFIIALGGLMLIIIVLGSIYGGIASPTEAAAVAAVYAYMVSVLGYRDIGPMKGIAWQNEGESAGSATIRNILQMLWAIPKSVRHPEVRKVILDATKVSLMLLFIIANAMLFAHVLTTERIPHQIAEVIVNWGLPAWGFLIVVNILLLIAGNFMEPSAIILIMAPILFPIATQLGIDPIHLGIIMVVNMEIGMLTPPVGLNLFVTAGITGKNMIWVIKACLPWLCLLLFFLILITYIPQISLFLPEYIDHLNGY
- a CDS encoding TRAP transporter substrate-binding protein; the encoded protein is MRLLTAAVTAMALTLGATSAIAAPVEIKFSHVVAENTPKGQMANKFAELVAERLAGKVEVNVFPSSQLFGDNKVLEAMLLGDVQMAAPSLSKFQKYTKSLQLFDLPFLFKDIDAVERFQSSADGQKMLTSLESKGLVGLGYLHNGMKQLSASDPLKVPADASGKKFRIMTSDVLQAQFEAVDAVPLKKPFSEVFTLLQTKAIDGQENTWSNIFSKKFFEVQPFITESNHGVLDYMVVTSAEFWGGLDADLRSEIKAALDEAIAFGNGIAADKANSDKQAIIDSKRSEVIEISAEERALWVTAMKPVWAQFADEIGADLIKAAEASNQ
- a CDS encoding methyl-accepting chemotaxis protein, with the protein product MAIQTKVNLSLAFVFLIVLITSITAIYRSETGLSSEIALQNTQSTADAYFDSINIMMLSGTMNNRQALQSKILANPDLIEARIIRGDPVTSMYGEGTSDSHIQDDLDRRAMTGENIAVELDDEKGHRMTIIHPMRASSDYKGTNCLTCHPVEEGAILGAVRVTYSFEKIDKHIFTNIRNIALVELAMFIIALFLVGWMIHRIVIKPINKMNDTIRDIEQNADLTQQLDIQSNDEIGQMSVSFNSMLRTFHDSIQHVVQSIEMLGQCSSHINDISEMANSGTAKQISRAEAVTNAMIAMDGATQNVSATADVTIKASDKALQETRSGVDITSATVKKIESLQQQIQHATEVIVQLEQQSYNIDAVLSVIQDIAEQTNLLALNAAIEAARAGEQGRGFAVVADEVRTLSQRTQNATVEINGIIGSLQQNAKGAAQVMGQASKETESNVKEVQETSAVLFNIQKEMEAITETNHSISESVKQSGAATLEIEGAVNEINEGSEHAKDRVVRLSSIAVQLNNLADELDKRAKQFKL
- a CDS encoding TRAP transporter small permease, with translation MVRNLITKLEETFLSLLLVAMTLLVFAEVVMRFGFNSGIHWAQEMTLLLAAWFVLYGASYGIKVGAHIGVDVFVKLLPKNAHRFFTLVAIGLCLVYSGLLLYGSWIYLSKMKMIGIELEDMPIQKWMAMSILVIGFAMLIIRFLELGWKVLKHQTEGFGMHDEAEESMEIAKELKAMEEQERLEKERKDSDRGDRS
- a CDS encoding sigma-54 dependent transcriptional regulator, with the protein product MNIPMVELRRPVLYVRTNNKIDSISKATISLQGWDIEEVECLQEARSIIDNQKYSVGLIQLVSVEPGQLREVEALLTDYRTIEWVIITSTECLHERAFCKLIRETCHDYYTLPLSEVDYMRLLSTLGHAHGMASLCLDDLEQGYDEYEMVGSSPSMIKLFGSIRKVASVDAPVLIYGESGTGKELIARAVHERSGRADKPFIAVNCGAIPENLIQSELFGYEKGAFTGANSQKCGQIEAAAGGTLFLDEIGDLPFDMQVNLLRFLQENVIQRLGGNTEIPVDVRVVAATNVDLDAAVKSGRFREDLLYRLNVLQLQPPPLREREGDTQLMAQFFFDRFVSDGQAKLKGFSQTSLQVMERYSWPGNVRELINRIRRAIVMCDGRLIKPDDLDLQSYSTDDDRPVISLEEAREKAEKEAVISAIRYCHNNMTQTAKVLGVSRVTLYRIIEKYHLSLS